The following proteins are co-located in the Bacillota bacterium genome:
- a CDS encoding glycerol-3-phosphate dehydrogenase/oxidase: MVEQLTARDRAAEARYRLWQMLDQPWDLVVIGGGITGAGVLLEAARMGYRAVLLEQRDFAWGTSSRSGKLVHGGLRYLRHGQVRLTWQSVRERERLLREAPGLVLPLGIVFPDFRGAPVSGRLLRLGLVIYDVMAMRWGHRRCSPPELQGIFPHVRIRDLKGGLWYRDAVTDDARLVLRVIREAERRGALALNYARVHELRRTHSGRVEGVAVRDLLTGRTAEVKARVVVNAAGIWADEVRAWLGRAPRLRLLRGSHLVFPAWRLPVSQGINLFHPVDGRPLYVLPWDGVTLVGTTDLDYEGELAAEPAITPAELDYLLTAANYLFPSLGLSEKDVLATFSGVRGVVGTGRKDPSRESREHAIWAEGIITVAGGKLTTFRILALDALRRALEQLGPPRLDRRRASPPAG; encoded by the coding sequence ATGGTGGAACAGCTGACCGCCCGCGACCGCGCCGCCGAAGCGCGTTACCGGCTGTGGCAGATGCTGGACCAGCCGTGGGACCTGGTCGTGATAGGCGGGGGCATCACGGGGGCCGGTGTTCTGCTGGAGGCGGCCCGCATGGGGTATCGGGCCGTCCTGCTCGAGCAGCGGGATTTTGCCTGGGGCACCTCCAGCCGTTCGGGCAAGCTTGTCCATGGCGGCCTGCGTTACCTTCGGCACGGGCAGGTGCGCCTCACCTGGCAGAGCGTGCGGGAGCGCGAGCGGTTGTTGCGTGAGGCCCCGGGCCTGGTGTTGCCCCTTGGCATCGTCTTCCCCGACTTCCGGGGGGCGCCGGTTTCGGGGAGGCTGCTCCGGCTCGGGCTCGTCATCTACGACGTGATGGCCATGCGGTGGGGCCACCGCAGGTGTTCGCCGCCGGAGCTTCAGGGGATCTTTCCCCACGTGCGCATCCGGGACCTCAAGGGCGGGCTGTGGTACCGGGACGCCGTCACGGACGACGCCCGGCTGGTGCTGCGGGTCATCCGTGAGGCTGAACGGCGCGGCGCCCTGGCCCTCAACTACGCTCGGGTCCACGAGCTTCGCCGAACCCATTCGGGCCGGGTGGAAGGCGTTGCGGTGCGGGACCTGCTGACCGGCCGGACCGCCGAGGTGAAAGCCCGGGTGGTTGTCAACGCGGCCGGCATCTGGGCGGATGAGGTCCGGGCCTGGCTCGGGCGGGCGCCCCGGCTCCGCCTCCTGCGAGGTAGCCACCTGGTCTTTCCGGCGTGGAGGCTTCCGGTCTCGCAGGGAATCAATCTGTTCCACCCGGTCGATGGGCGCCCGCTTTACGTGCTGCCCTGGGACGGCGTGACGCTGGTCGGCACCACCGACCTGGATTACGAGGGTGAGCTGGCCGCCGAGCCGGCCATCACCCCGGCCGAACTCGACTACCTGCTCACGGCCGCCAACTACCTGTTTCCCTCGTTGGGCCTCTCGGAGAAGGACGTGCTGGCCACCTTTTCCGGCGTGAGGGGCGTTGTGGGGACGGGGCGCAAAGACCCTTCCCGGGAATCCCGGGAGCACGCCATCTGGGCCGAGGGCATCATCACGGTGGCCGGCGGGAAGCTCACCACGTTTCGGATTCTCGCGCTGGATGCGCTGCGGCGGGCACTTGAGCAACTTGGGCCGCCGCGCTTGGACCGGCGGAGGGCTTCGCCGCCGGCGGGCA
- a CDS encoding FAD-binding oxidoreductase — protein MRRWNGWGDTAVAYPLGQGARRFLQDKLGPGTAPRDAALEEVVRRVPPTRLPPHPLVATDPEQRVRHALGQSFPDWVAARSGNIPAVPDGVAFPSTNEEIRELLRYAAEAGAWVIPYGGGTSVVGHLRVEAEGAPVLCVDMERMSGFIHLDEASNLATFGAGVKGPHLEAFLRARGFTLGHYPQSFEYSTLGGWVATRSKGHQALGYGSMEELFTGGRLEAPAGTLLVPPFPASAAGPDLRALILGSEGRAGILTEATVRVRRIPEAETFYGVFFPALDQGVAAVREIMNARVPLSMLRLSTPDETVTNLSLAGNEVFVSLLEGLVAMRGAGPGKCMLVLGASGPRAHVRFAVREALAIARRYYGVPVGRRFGHEWIKQRFRTPYLRNTLWELGYGVDTLETAASWSRMPSLIGAVEQALRRALEQYGERVFVFSHLSHPYLTGSNLYTTFLFRLSPDPQESLHRWQLLKSAASRAIVATGGTISHQHGVGLDHRPYLQAEKGALGLTLIASLCRSLDPAGIMNPGKLV, from the coding sequence ATGCGAAGGTGGAACGGGTGGGGCGACACCGCCGTTGCGTACCCCTTGGGTCAGGGGGCGCGCCGCTTCCTGCAGGACAAGCTGGGGCCGGGGACTGCACCCCGGGACGCCGCCCTCGAAGAGGTCGTGCGCCGTGTCCCCCCCACCCGCCTTCCGCCGCACCCCCTCGTCGCCACCGACCCCGAGCAGCGCGTCCGCCACGCCTTAGGCCAGAGCTTCCCGGACTGGGTGGCGGCCCGAAGCGGCAACATCCCCGCTGTACCCGACGGGGTCGCCTTTCCCTCCACGAACGAGGAGATCCGCGAACTTCTCCGGTACGCCGCGGAGGCCGGCGCCTGGGTCATCCCTTACGGCGGCGGAACCAGCGTAGTGGGCCACCTGCGCGTCGAGGCGGAGGGCGCCCCGGTCCTCTGCGTGGACATGGAGCGCATGAGCGGCTTCATTCACCTGGACGAGGCCAGCAACCTCGCCACGTTCGGCGCCGGCGTCAAGGGTCCGCATCTGGAGGCGTTCCTGAGGGCGCGCGGGTTCACCCTGGGGCATTACCCCCAATCCTTCGAATACTCGACACTTGGCGGCTGGGTGGCGACCCGTTCCAAGGGGCACCAGGCCCTGGGCTACGGGAGCATGGAGGAACTCTTCACGGGCGGCCGCCTGGAGGCGCCTGCAGGCACGCTGCTTGTGCCGCCTTTCCCGGCTTCGGCGGCAGGACCTGACCTGAGGGCCTTGATTCTGGGGTCGGAGGGGCGCGCGGGGATCCTGACGGAGGCCACGGTGCGGGTGCGGCGGATTCCAGAGGCCGAGACCTTCTACGGCGTCTTCTTCCCGGCGCTGGATCAGGGGGTGGCCGCCGTTCGGGAGATCATGAACGCGCGCGTTCCGCTCAGCATGCTTCGGCTCAGCACCCCCGATGAAACGGTCACCAACCTGTCCCTCGCCGGAAACGAGGTGTTTGTCAGCCTGCTGGAGGGGCTGGTGGCGATGCGTGGGGCCGGACCGGGCAAGTGCATGCTCGTCCTCGGCGCCTCAGGCCCGCGGGCGCACGTCCGCTTCGCCGTGCGCGAGGCGCTTGCCATCGCCCGCCGCTACTACGGCGTGCCGGTGGGCCGCCGTTTCGGGCACGAATGGATCAAGCAGCGCTTCCGCACCCCGTACCTGCGCAACACCCTCTGGGAGCTTGGCTACGGGGTGGACACCCTTGAGACGGCCGCCTCCTGGAGCCGCATGCCGTCGCTTATCGGAGCCGTCGAACAGGCTCTCCGGCGTGCGCTGGAGCAATACGGCGAGCGGGTGTTCGTCTTCAGCCACCTGTCGCATCCTTACCTGACCGGCTCGAACCTGTACACGACCTTCCTCTTCCGGCTTTCCCCCGACCCGCAGGAGTCGCTGCACCGCTGGCAGTTGCTCAAGTCTGCCGCCAGCCGCGCCATCGTGGCCACCGGTGGCACCATCAGCCACCAGCACGGCGTGGGCCTTGACCACCGCCCGTACCTGCAGGCGGAGAAAGGAGCCCTGGGGCTTACGCTCATCGCTTCGCTGTGCCGCTCGCTCGACCCCGCCGGCATCATGAACCCCGGCAAGCTGGTCTGA
- the speE gene encoding polyamine aminopropyltransferase: MDLWFIEREDDTVHMRFRVRQVLHQERSAYQEIVVAELDAMGRALILDDAIQVTERDAFIYHEMLVHVPLCAHPAPRRVLIIGGGDLGAAFEVARHAEVTEIDLVELDQRVVEVSAEHFSWARQVLRDPRLRIRFQDGARFVGQPGPPYDVILADAPDPVGPAEVLFGEPFYEAVRRRLRPGGVFVTQSGSMWFQPHLWGRVGRTLARVFGHVHLYLASVPTYSIGPWTFTGASLGPDLRIPQAARAARLKTRHYSPELHRAAFSLPPFIRERLEREARPEAAPEASAAH; this comes from the coding sequence GTGGATCTGTGGTTCATCGAACGGGAGGACGACACCGTCCACATGCGCTTCCGGGTGCGGCAGGTTCTCCACCAGGAGCGCTCGGCGTACCAGGAGATCGTGGTCGCTGAGCTCGATGCCATGGGCCGGGCCTTGATCCTGGACGACGCCATCCAGGTTACGGAGCGCGACGCCTTCATCTACCACGAGATGCTGGTGCACGTGCCGCTGTGTGCCCACCCGGCTCCCCGGCGCGTCCTCATCATCGGCGGTGGGGATCTGGGTGCCGCCTTCGAGGTGGCGCGTCACGCCGAGGTGACCGAGATCGACCTGGTGGAACTCGACCAGCGGGTGGTGGAGGTGTCGGCCGAGCACTTTTCGTGGGCGCGGCAGGTCCTCCGGGACCCGCGCCTTCGCATCCGCTTCCAGGACGGTGCCCGTTTCGTCGGCCAACCCGGCCCGCCGTACGACGTCATCCTGGCCGACGCGCCCGACCCGGTGGGTCCTGCCGAGGTGCTGTTCGGCGAACCCTTCTACGAGGCGGTTCGGCGGCGGCTGCGGCCAGGCGGCGTGTTCGTAACTCAGTCGGGTTCCATGTGGTTTCAGCCTCATTTGTGGGGTCGCGTCGGTCGGACGCTTGCCCGGGTCTTCGGGCACGTTCACCTCTACCTGGCCAGCGTCCCGACCTACTCCATCGGGCCGTGGACGTTCACCGGAGCGTCGCTGGGGCCGGACCTGCGCATTCCCCAAGCGGCCCGGGCAGCGCGCCTCAAGACGCGCCATTACTCGCCCGAACTGCACCGGGCGGCCTTCTCGCTCCCGCCTTTCATCCGGGAGCGGCTCGAACGCGAAGCCCGCCCGGAGGCAGCCCCTGAGGCTTCGGCCGCCCACTGA